In a genomic window of Ipomoea triloba cultivar NCNSP0323 chromosome 3, ASM357664v1:
- the LOC116013704 gene encoding uncharacterized protein LOC116013704, whose amino-acid sequence MLLKMAASASAKSSQQTRMSSGRAKTSGWAAFVQKERQKQQGLEPNLDEDPFPPVTVPNTLSTHPSYKAKNTGTLWEKPYSTVLLPSPNFASLEQSKGSNSKQLSVGNFNSSQGSNVFKKGDNVDLYQKIKELHSWADEDLIKDVMAGVNYDFDQAIMQLEAIVSPDQTHVLHKDLETEKPVTASFVQKTKEEKDKKCEEFNEDASFKGDINVEDLSRTLNKCLDISNKDLNNASSASGDKLPGNASLGIFRFVPIEPEFWEEDDIYLIQRKDAMRMMRSAVRHSKAANDAYLRGDHLTAQHFSLKAQEEWLAAGKLNSKAAKEILSIRNSKNDDWTLDLHGLHAMEAVEALQEHLKKTESQVSLNHSVYPREVKVKAGFESTASLGYSNCIEAEGSTKRQQPSKQRPSMLQVITGKGNHSQGEAAIPIAIRSFLTENGYRYDDARPGMIAVWPKFRPQ is encoded by the exons ATGCTACTGAAGATGGCTGCCTCTGCAAGTGCAAAAAGCTCTCAGCAAACAAGGATGTCATCTGGGAGGGCTAAGACCTCTGGTTGGGCTGCATTTGTCCAAAAGGAAAGACAAAAACAACAAGGCCTTGAACCCAATCTTGATGAAGATCCTTTCCCACCTGTAACAGTCCCTAATACTCTCTCAACTCACCCCTCCTATAAGGCAAAGAATACTGGTACCCTCTGGGAGAAGCCTTATTCTACTGTGCTCTTACCCTCTCCAAATTTTGCTTCCTTGGAGCAAAGCAAGGGTTCAAACTCTAAGCAATTAAGTGTTGGAAATTTCAATTCCAGTCAGGGTAGTAATGTTTTCAAGAAGGGAGATAATGTTGATTTGTATCAAAAAATTAAGGAGCTTCACTCATGGGCAGATGAAGACTTGATCAAAGATGTTATGGCTGGGGTGAATTATGACTTTGACCAGGCTATAATGCAATTGGAAGCAATAGTTTCACCTGACCAGACACATGTGTTGCATAAGGATTTGGAAACTGAGAAACCTGTTACGGCTTCCTTTGTTCAAAAGACCAAGGAagagaaggacaaaaaatgtGAAGAATTCAATGAAGATGCTTCATTCAAAGGGGACATTAATGTGGAAGATTTGAGTCGTACCCTAAATAAATGTCTGGATATCAGCAACAAAGACTTGAACAATGCCAGTTCTGCCTCTGGGGACAAACTTCCTGGTAATGCATCACTGGGTATTTTCAGATTTGTGCCCATTGAACCTGAGTTttgggaagaagatgatatatactTAATCCAAAGAAAAGATGCCATGAGGATGATGAG GTCTGCAGTTCGACATTCTAAGGCTGCCAACGATGCCTATTTAAGAGGAGACCACCTGACTGCCCAACATTTTTCACTAAAAGCTCAAGAAGAATGGTTAGCTGCTGGCAAGCTAAATTCAAAGGCAGCAAAGGAAATTCTAAGCATCCGGAACAGTAAAAATGATGATTGGACTCTGGACTTACATGGTCTTCATGCAATGGAAGCAGTTGAAGCCTTGCAAGAACACTTGAAAAAGACTGAATCCCAGGTTTCACTCAATCATTCAGTATATCCAAGAGAAGTAAAAGTGAAAGCTGGATTTGAATCCACTGCATCTCTTGGATATTCAAATTGTATTGAAGCAGAGGGTTCAACAAAGAGGCAACAGCCTTCTAAACAGCGACCCTCTATGCTCCAAGTCATAACAG GTAAAGGTAATCATAGCCAGGGAGAAGCTGCAATTCCAATAGCCATTAGAAGCTTTCTCACTGAGAATGG ATATCGTTATGATGATGCACGGCCTGGGATGATTGCAGTGTGGCCAAAGTTCCGACCACAATAA